A genomic segment from Gossypium hirsutum isolate 1008001.06 chromosome D04, Gossypium_hirsutum_v2.1, whole genome shotgun sequence encodes:
- the LOC107960948 gene encoding protein MAINTENANCE OF MERISTEMS-like, which yields MVLLLPPPPLHLLAAVAAATVPSVSHRVLRGCVNSVGFLPDERLIPYLELVGFRSAALIQTFDLRYNLISALVERWLPETHTFHLPCGECTVTLEDVALQLGLPIDENAVAGVSSIFRPATLCYELLGRSPSEGKFTSLRFSWLKVNFEHLSSTANEWKVMQAVRAYIMHLIEGVLMPDANGSTVHLMYLPLLSNLHNTRSYSWGSEVLAMQYRELCQTTDLSAMDIGGCLILLQSWALY from the exons ATGGTGCTATTGCTACCCCCTCCCCCGCTCCATCTGCTAGCAGCTGTTGCTGCTGCTACTGTCCCTTCA GTTTCGCACCGCGTATTGAGGGGCTGTGTTAATAGTGTAGGGTTTCTGCCAGATGAACGCCTAATACCATACTTAGAGTTAGTCGGGTTCAGATCAGCGGCATTGATCCAGACTTTTGATCTGCGATACAACTTGATTTCTGCTTTAGTCGAGCGATGGCTTccggagacccacacatttcatttgccgTGTGGGGAGTGTACCGTCACTCTAGAGGATGTTGCACTACAGCTCGGGCTTCCCATCGACGAGAATGCGGTCGCGGGCGTAAGTTCAATATTTAGGCCGGCTACCCTTTGCTATGAATTACTTGGACGCTCGCCAAGTGAGGGGAAATTTACCAGTTTGAGATTTTCATGGCTAAAggtcaattttgagcatttgtcGAGTACTGCCAATGAATGGAAGGTGATGCAGGCCGTTCGAGCTTATATTATGCACCTTATAGAGGGTGTACTCATGCCAGATGCAAACGGCAGTACggtccacttgatgtacttaccctTATTATCCAATTTGCATAACACCCGTTCATACAGTTGGGGGTCCGAAGTTTTAGCCATGCAGTATCGCGAACTTTGTCAGACGACAGATCTTTCTGCAATGGACATAGGTGGATGCCTCATACTGCTGCAGTCGTGGGCACTTTACTGA
- the LOC107959735 gene encoding DEAD-box ATP-dependent RNA helicase 53, mitochondrial — MMNTVFKRTTSLASRRILAASAQTLLHHFHSTATVAAAARDAETCFINRFKPFPGFPASAAKGFHTKSGPLYFRASTSLQAEYAVEDYVEEKGSEALEISNLGIAPEIVSALKNRGITKLFPIQRAVLEPAMQGRDMIGRAKTGTGKTLAFGIPIMDKIIRYNAKHGRGRNPMCLVLAPTRELAKQVEKEFHESAPNLDTICVYGGTPISRQMRQLDYGVDVAVGTPGRIIDLLKRGALNLSEVQFLVLDEADQMLQVGFAEDVETILERLPANRQSMMFSATMPNWIRSLTQKHLKNPLTIDLVGENDQKLAEGISLYSIAADMRGKAGILGPLITEHAKGGKCIVFTQTKRDADRLAYAMARNFKCEALHGDISQSQRERTLSGFRDGHFNILVATDVAARGLDIPSVDLVIHYELPNTSETFVHRTGRTGRAGRKGSAILIYTQDQSRAVKVIEREVGCRFSELPRIEVDGGSTGMFNDIGAGGRFGGPRDRGYGDMGFGRSGRQAEYGFGRSGGNRGTGFGRSGSQFSDEMGGYGGRFGSNNRSGNFGGSASSRSSGFGSFGSRRTSGFGDFGSGNPGGFNDNRSGQTAGGFGGFGSGGFGDKHSRQSSVSNGDSRSSRFSRFGVSDVDTDQSTGRTPF; from the exons ATGATGAACACCGTCTTCAAACGCACAACTTCCTTAGCCTCCAGGCGGATCCTCGCCGCCTCTGCTCAAACTCTCCTTCATCACTTCCACTCTACTGCAACAGTTGCAGCAGCCGCCAGAGATGCTGAGACTTGCTTTATTAACAGATTCAAACCCTTCCCTGGCTTTCCGGCGTCTGCAGCGAAGGGATTTCACACCAAATCAGGGCCGTTGTATTTCAGGGCATCGACGAGCTTACAGGCAGAGTATGCCGTCGAGGATTATGTCGAAGAGAAGGGAAGTGAAGCACTTGAGATCTCTAATCTGGGGATTGCTCCCGAAATTGTTTCTGCTTTGAAGAATAGGGGCATCACCAAATTATTTCCAATCCAG AGGGCGGTGTTGGAACCAGCAATGCAAGGAAGGGACATGATTGGAAGGGCAAAGACAGGGACAGGCAAAACGCTTGCCTTCGGGATTCCTATCATGGACAAAATCATTCGATACAATGCTAAACATGg CCGTGGGAGAAACCCTATGTGCTTGGTTTTGGCACCAACAAGGGAACTTGCTAAACAAGTTGAGAAGGAATTTCATGAGTCTGCTCCCAACTTGGATACAATATGTGTTTATGGTGGTACTCCAATTTCTCGTCAAATGAGGCAGCTTGATTATGGTGTTGATGTAGCTGTTGGTACACCGGGTCGCATTATTGATCTGCTTAAGAGAGGTGCTCTTAACTTATCAGAGGTTCAATTTCTTGTTCTTGATGAAGCTGATCAGATGCTTCAAGTTGGATTTGCTGAAGATGTTGAAACCATACTGGAGAGGCTGCCTGCAAATCGTCAAAGTATGATGTTTTCAGCAACCATGCCTAATTGGATTAGAAGCCTTACCCAAAAGCACTTAAAAAACCCATTAACGATTGATCTG GTTGGAGAAAATGATCAAAAGTTGGCAGAAGGAATTTCCTTGTATTCGATTGCAGCAGATATGCGTGGGAAAGCAGGAATTCTTGGTCCACTAATAACA GAGCATGCAAAAGGAGGAAAGTGTATTGTTTTCACTCAAACAAAGCGTGATGCAGATCGGTTGGCATATGCCATGGCAAGAAACTTTAAATGTGAGGCTTTGCATGGTGATATATCTCAAAGCCAGAGGGAAAGAACTCTCTCAGGATTCCGAGATgggcattttaatattttagttgcTACTGATGTTGCTGCTCGTGGCCTTGATATACCTAGTGTTGACCTG GTAATACATTATGAGCTTCCAAATACGTCTGAAACTTTTGTCCATCGAACTGGCCGAACTGGTCGTGCTGGAAGGAAAGGAAGTGCAATTCTTATCTATACTCAGGACCAGAGTAGGGCTGTTAAGGTTATTGAGCGAGAAGTAGGCTGTAGATTTTCTGAG CTTCCTAGGATTGAAGTTGATGGTGGGAGCACTGGCATGTTTAATGATATTGGTGCTGGTGGTCGATTTGGAGGTCCACGAGATCGTGGATATGGTGATATGGGTTTTGGTCGTTCTGGTCGGCAAGCGGAATATGGATTTGGCCGTTCTGGAGGCAATAGGGGTACTGGATTTGGTCGTAGTGGCAGTCAGTTTTCTGATGAGATGGGTGGTTATGGAGGTCGTTTTGGTTCTAATAACCGGTCTGGAAATTTTGGTGGTTCTGCATCCAGTCGTTCTAGTGGCTTTGGTAGTTTTGGTTCTAGACGTACTAGTGGATTTGGGGACTTCGGTTCAGGTAATCCAGGTGGATTTAATGACAATCGTTCTGGTCAAACTGCTGGTGGCTTTGGCGGCTTTGGTTCTGGTGGATTTGGTGACAAGCATTCACGCCAAAGTAGTGTGAGCAATGGTGATTCTCGATCTAGTCGATTTAGCCGCTTTGGGGTCTCCGATGTTGATACTGATCAGAGCACTGGAAGAACACCCTTCTAA